In Flavobacteriaceae bacterium, the following proteins share a genomic window:
- a CDS encoding ankyrin repeat domain-containing protein — protein sequence MDTTENFFNAIRSGEEITVAKLLSENPELVNTKDTRGSTPLILATYYDNEAVANVIIEHGGKVDLPDASGNTALMGVCFKGNLRLAKFLIEKGADVNARNNNSTTPLIFATMFNKIDVVDLLLKHNANISLQDSKGHTALDHAKMQSLSELKALLKQ from the coding sequence ATGGATACAACAGAAAATTTTTTTAATGCTATTCGTTCTGGAGAAGAGATAACAGTTGCAAAACTATTATCAGAAAATCCTGAATTGGTAAATACTAAAGATACAAGAGGATCAACACCTTTGATATTAGCAACGTACTATGATAATGAAGCTGTTGCTAATGTGATTATAGAACATGGAGGAAAAGTTGATTTACCAGATGCTTCTGGTAATACAGCTTTAATGGGAGTTTGTTTTAAAGGAAACCTTCGACTTGCAAAGTTTTTAATTGAGAAAGGAGCTGATGTTAATGCTAGAAATAATAATAGTACCACTCCACTTATTTTTGCAACCATGTTTAATAAAATTGATGTTGTAGATTTATTGTTAAAACATAATGCAAACATATCATTGCAAGATAGTAAAGGCCATACAGCTTTAGATCATGCTAAAATGCAATCACTAAGTGAATTAAAAGCATTACTTAAGCAATAA
- a CDS encoding DNA-binding response regulator: MSKTISCIVVDDEAVARDVITTHLSKIEHINVVAVCKSAMEAFNNISTQTIDLIFLDINMPDISGISFAKSINSEIKIIFTTAYRDYAVDGFELQAVDYLLKPISFERLLKAVNTYFNVYTPTPTKALVESEAIDFMFVRSDRKMIKIDFNNIIYIESYSDYIKIHLTEQVIVTRETISVIEAKLPKQQLIRIHRSYIIAINRISSFTNEHITINNKALPISRSYKKEVLQVLERYQ, from the coding sequence ATGTCTAAAACCATTTCTTGTATTGTTGTAGACGATGAAGCTGTTGCAAGAGATGTTATAACTACACATTTATCTAAAATTGAACATATAAATGTTGTAGCAGTGTGTAAGAGTGCAATGGAAGCCTTTAATAACATTAGCACGCAAACGATTGATCTCATTTTTTTAGATATTAATATGCCTGATATTTCAGGTATTTCTTTCGCAAAATCTATTAATAGTGAAATCAAAATTATTTTTACAACAGCTTACCGCGATTATGCTGTAGATGGTTTTGAATTACAAGCGGTAGATTATTTACTTAAACCTATTTCGTTTGAACGTTTACTAAAAGCTGTAAATACTTATTTTAATGTGTATACTCCTACTCCAACGAAAGCGTTAGTAGAATCGGAGGCAATCGATTTTATGTTTGTTCGTTCTGATCGAAAAATGATTAAAATTGATTTTAACAATATTATTTATATTGAAAGTTATAGTGATTATATCAAGATACATCTAACAGAACAAGTTATTGTCACTCGTGAAACCATTAGTGTTATTGAAGCCAAACTTCCTAAACAACAGCTCATACGTATACACCGTTCTTATATTATTGCTATTAACCGTATTTCATCTTTTACTAACGAGCATATTACTATTAACAACAAAGCATTACCTATAAGTCGAAGTTATAAAAAAGAAGTGTTGCAGGTTTTGGAGCGTTATCAATGA
- the lpdA gene encoding dihydrolipoyl dehydrogenase has protein sequence MSKYDVAVIGSGPGGYVAAIRCAQLGMKTAIIEKYTTLGGTCLNVGCIPSKALLDSSHHYEDAIKHFEEHGIEIPGEIKVNLEKMIARKQAVVDQTTGGIDFLMKKNNIDVYQGLGSFKNATHITVSGEETTKIEAANTIIATGSKPSSLPFITLDKERVITSTEALKLKEIPKHLIVIGGGVIGLELGQVYKRLGAEVTVVEYANRIVPTMDAGISKELNKVLKKQKFKINASHQVTSVERIGDEVIVKANNKKGEEVEFKGDYCLVSVGRAPYTNGLNADAAGIKLDDRGRVEVNAHLQTSAPNIYAIGDVVKGAMLAHKAEEEGVFVAETLAGQKPHIDYNLIPGVVYTWPEVAAVGKTEEELKEAGVSYKTGQFPMRALGRSRASMDIDGFVKILADATTDEILGVHMVGARAADMIAEAVVAMEYRASAEDISRMSHAHPTFTEAIKEAALAATDDRALHI, from the coding sequence ATGAGTAAATATGATGTAGCCGTTATCGGTTCTGGACCTGGAGGTTATGTGGCAGCAATTCGTTGTGCACAGCTAGGTATGAAAACAGCAATTATTGAAAAATATACAACACTTGGAGGTACATGTTTAAATGTTGGGTGTATCCCGAGTAAAGCACTTTTAGATTCGTCTCATCATTATGAAGATGCTATAAAACATTTTGAAGAGCACGGGATAGAAATCCCTGGGGAAATAAAAGTGAATTTAGAAAAAATGATTGCCCGTAAACAAGCAGTAGTAGATCAGACTACTGGTGGTATCGATTTCTTAATGAAGAAGAATAATATTGATGTATATCAAGGTTTAGGGAGTTTTAAAAATGCTACACATATAACTGTTTCTGGTGAAGAGACAACCAAAATAGAAGCAGCAAATACAATTATTGCTACGGGAAGTAAGCCTTCAAGCTTACCATTTATTACTTTAGATAAAGAACGTGTTATTACATCTACTGAAGCTTTAAAACTTAAAGAAATCCCTAAGCATTTAATTGTTATTGGTGGAGGTGTTATTGGTTTAGAACTAGGTCAGGTATATAAACGTTTAGGAGCAGAGGTAACAGTTGTAGAATATGCAAATCGTATTGTTCCTACAATGGATGCTGGGATTTCTAAAGAGCTTAATAAAGTATTAAAGAAACAAAAATTTAAAATCAATGCGTCTCATCAAGTAACTTCTGTTGAGCGTATAGGAGATGAAGTTATTGTTAAAGCCAATAATAAAAAAGGAGAAGAAGTAGAATTTAAAGGAGATTATTGCTTAGTGTCTGTAGGACGTGCTCCTTACACCAATGGATTAAATGCTGATGCAGCAGGAATAAAATTAGATGATAGAGGTAGAGTAGAAGTGAATGCACATTTACAAACATCTGCACCTAACATATATGCAATTGGAGACGTAGTTAAAGGAGCTATGTTAGCACATAAAGCAGAAGAAGAAGGTGTATTTGTAGCTGAAACTTTAGCAGGACAAAAACCTCATATTGATTACAATTTAATTCCAGGAGTAGTTTATACTTGGCCTGAAGTTGCTGCAGTGGGTAAAACAGAAGAAGAACTTAAAGAAGCAGGAGTATCGTATAAAACTGGTCAATTCCCAATGCGTGCTTTAGGAAGGAGTCGTGCTAGTATGGATATTGATGGGTTTGTGAAAATCTTGGCTGATGCAACTACTGATGAAATTTTAGGGGTACATATGGTTGGTGCTCGTGCAGCAGATATGATTGCAGAAGCTGTTGTAGCAATGGAATATAGAGCTTCTGCTGAAGACATTTCACGTATGTCTCATGCACATCCAACATTTACAGAAGCGATTAAAGAAGCTGCTTTAGCAGCAACTGACGATAGAGCTTTACATATTTAA
- a CDS encoding histidine kinase, producing the protein MLSRQFIFKKLKQILLHAFFWFSVLLFYTYVFGIDNKIYSNVFYFSLFLMPVTIATTYVVIYKLIPEYLITKRYLLFSLYSLYTLIVSVFAISFSIFFSLTYLSNFKFEDMIPISRNGLFIVTCIYLVVIVVSAFKLLKINLKHTEKAKQLETKILETQLKLKENELNYLKMQIHPHFLFNTLNTIYGFALKKADETPEMILKLSNLLDYLLYQINKPFVNLVDEVNHIKDYISLEELRFNDRLNVNLLEDYQSHHNKITPMVLLPFVENSFKHGWIENGELQINISISCDANHIHFNIKNKTESTKSKHQGIGLDNIKKRLEILYKNNYQLNIYTKNTMFEVDLILNSNTNV; encoded by the coding sequence ATGCTTTCAAGACAATTCATATTCAAAAAATTAAAACAAATACTGTTACATGCATTTTTTTGGTTTAGTGTTCTTTTATTTTACACCTATGTTTTTGGAATTGATAATAAAATTTATAGCAATGTTTTTTATTTTTCATTGTTTTTAATGCCAGTTACCATAGCAACAACCTATGTGGTTATTTACAAGTTAATTCCTGAGTATCTAATTACAAAGCGTTATCTTTTATTTAGTCTTTACAGCTTATATACATTAATTGTTTCTGTATTTGCTATCTCGTTTTCTATTTTTTTCAGCTTAACATATTTATCAAATTTTAAGTTTGAAGATATGATTCCTATAAGTAGAAATGGGCTTTTTATTGTTACTTGTATTTATTTGGTTGTAATAGTAGTAAGTGCCTTTAAACTCTTAAAAATTAATTTAAAACATACTGAAAAAGCCAAGCAATTAGAAACTAAAATATTAGAAACACAGCTTAAATTAAAAGAGAATGAGTTGAATTATCTTAAAATGCAAATTCATCCACATTTCTTGTTCAACACCTTAAATACTATATATGGCTTTGCTTTAAAGAAAGCTGATGAAACACCAGAAATGATATTAAAACTATCTAATTTATTAGATTACCTACTCTATCAAATCAATAAACCTTTTGTAAATCTAGTAGACGAGGTTAATCATATAAAAGATTATATCTCATTAGAAGAACTTCGTTTTAACGATCGCTTAAATGTAAACTTGTTAGAGGATTATCAATCCCATCACAATAAAATAACACCAATGGTATTATTGCCTTTTGTTGAAAATAGTTTTAAACATGGGTGGATTGAAAATGGAGAACTTCAAATCAATATTAGTATTTCATGTGATGCGAACCATATTCATTTCAATATTAAAAACAAAACAGAGTCTACCAAAAGTAAGCATCAAGGCATTGGGTTAGATAATATAAAAAAACGTTTAGAAATCCTTTATAAAAACAACTATCAATTAAATATCTACACTAAAAATACTATGTTTGAAGTAGATTTAATTTTAAATTCTAATACCAATGTCTAA
- a CDS encoding aminotransferase class I/II-fold pyridoxal phosphate-dependent enzyme: MKFNPANNIQDLQYFGEFGGVNPSVSDASTYTFLSAKTMFDTFEGNADGCYLYTRHSSPSNLYLGEALAAMENTETANVTASGMGAITSTLLQLCNSGDHIVSSRTIYGGTYAFLKNFTPKFGINTSFIDITRLDVVEANITKNTKVIYCESISNPLLEIADIKGLAHLAKKYDLTLIIDNTFSPLMISPIKLGADIVIHSLTKFINGSSDTVGGVVCASQEFIDISRNVNNGAAMLLGPTMDSFRSASILKNLRTLHIRMKQHSKNAQYIAERFKSDGIKTVYPGLKDHPSHQIMKEQMNVDYGFGGMLTIDVGSLEKANELMELMQNRNLGYLAVSLGFYKTLFSAPGSSTSSEIPEEEQIAMGLSDGLIRFSIGLDDDIERTYTLMKQCMIELNIL, from the coding sequence ATGAAATTTAATCCAGCAAATAATATTCAAGATTTACAATACTTTGGCGAATTTGGAGGCGTTAACCCTTCAGTTTCTGATGCATCAACTTATACTTTTTTATCAGCCAAAACAATGTTTGATACCTTCGAAGGCAATGCAGATGGTTGTTATTTATATACAAGGCACTCGTCGCCAAGTAATTTATATTTAGGTGAAGCTCTAGCTGCAATGGAAAATACTGAAACAGCTAATGTTACAGCTTCTGGAATGGGAGCTATTACTTCTACTCTATTACAATTGTGTAATTCTGGAGATCATATTGTTTCAAGTAGAACAATTTACGGAGGTACTTATGCTTTTTTAAAAAACTTTACACCAAAGTTTGGCATTAACACCTCATTTATAGACATTACAAGATTAGATGTTGTAGAAGCAAACATTACAAAAAATACTAAAGTAATTTATTGTGAATCGATTAGTAATCCCCTTTTAGAAATTGCAGATATAAAAGGTTTAGCTCATTTAGCTAAAAAGTATGATTTAACATTAATTATTGATAATACATTTTCTCCTTTAATGATCTCTCCAATAAAGCTAGGAGCAGATATTGTAATACATAGTTTAACTAAATTCATTAATGGATCTAGCGATACTGTTGGTGGTGTTGTTTGTGCATCACAAGAATTTATTGATATTTCTCGTAATGTAAACAATGGAGCTGCAATGTTGCTTGGTCCAACAATGGATAGCTTCAGATCTGCTTCAATTTTAAAGAATTTAAGAACGCTACATATTCGTATGAAACAACATAGTAAAAATGCACAATATATAGCTGAAAGATTTAAAAGTGACGGTATTAAAACCGTATATCCAGGTTTAAAAGATCATCCTTCTCATCAGATTATGAAAGAACAAATGAATGTAGATTATGGTTTTGGAGGGATGTTAACTATAGATGTAGGCTCTTTAGAAAAAGCCAATGAGTTAATGGAGCTAATGCAGAATAGAAATTTAGGTTATTTAGCAGTGAGTTTAGGGTTTTATAAGACATTATTTAGTGCTCCAGGAAGTTCAACTTCTTCAGAAATCCCAGAAGAGGAGCAAATTGCAATGGGTTTAAGTGATGGTTTAATTCGTTTTTCAATAGGATTAGATGATGATATTGAACGGACTTATACATTAATGAAACAGTGCATGATTGAATTAAATATTTTATAA
- a CDS encoding CPBP family intramembrane metalloprotease produces MQSTYYKLTEFLLIFILLPISFAIPYPIGIKAIITLIGLLYIIFVLFRIEKVKFEIVKHLNWKNFWKQTAFKFLIIAIVTTVFVFFTSRANLFIVPLTKPKLWIIILFVYSFLSVYPQELIYRTFYFKRYESLFKNENLFIFVNAIVFSLAHIFFKNTLVIILTFIGGILFAITFKQTKSTLLVSIEHALFGCWLFTVGMGNMLGFPS; encoded by the coding sequence ATGCAATCTACATATTACAAACTCACAGAATTCTTACTTATTTTTATTTTACTTCCCATTAGTTTTGCAATACCATACCCTATTGGTATAAAAGCAATTATTACTTTAATAGGATTGTTATATATTATTTTTGTGTTGTTTCGAATCGAAAAAGTGAAATTTGAAATTGTAAAACATCTCAATTGGAAGAATTTCTGGAAGCAAACAGCTTTTAAATTTTTAATAATAGCTATTGTAACTACAGTTTTTGTGTTTTTTACAAGTAGAGCTAATTTATTTATAGTGCCTTTAACCAAGCCCAAATTATGGATAATTATATTATTTGTTTATAGTTTTCTTTCGGTATATCCTCAAGAATTAATTTATAGAACTTTTTATTTTAAGAGATATGAATCATTATTTAAAAATGAAAATTTATTTATTTTCGTTAATGCAATTGTATTTTCGTTAGCACATATATTTTTTAAAAACACTTTAGTTATTATATTAACATTTATTGGTGGCATTCTTTTTGCTATAACTTTCAAACAAACTAAATCAACATTATTAGTGAGTATTGAGCATGCTCTTTTTGGATGTTGGTTGTTTACAGTTGGAATGGGAAATATGCTTGGTTTTCCGTCATAA
- a CDS encoding Lrp/AsnC family transcriptional regulator has product MVFDIIDKKILEFLQLDSKQTNKELANKLNLSTTAIYERIKKLEKEGYIEKYVALVEANKVNRSFVTFCHIKLIQHSQDYVVRFEKEIKTLEEVVECYHISGDYDYLIKVIVKDMEAYREFMVKKLTTINHIGSTHSMFMINQVKHTTAINL; this is encoded by the coding sequence ATGGTATTTGATATAATTGATAAAAAAATATTAGAATTTTTACAATTGGATAGTAAGCAAACAAATAAAGAGTTAGCTAATAAACTAAATTTGTCCACTACAGCAATTTATGAACGAATTAAAAAACTTGAAAAAGAAGGTTATATAGAAAAGTATGTGGCGTTAGTGGAAGCCAATAAAGTAAATCGATCTTTTGTTACATTCTGTCATATTAAATTAATACAACATTCGCAGGACTATGTTGTGAGGTTTGAAAAAGAAATAAAAACATTAGAAGAAGTAGTAGAATGTTATCATATTAGCGGTGATTACGACTATCTTATTAAAGTAATCGTAAAAGATATGGAAGCGTACCGAGAATTTATGGTTAAAAAACTGACTACCATTAATCATATTGGTAGCACTCATAGCATGTTTATGATTAATCAAGTAAAACATACTACTGCAATCAATTTATAA
- a CDS encoding antibiotic biosynthesis monooxygenase: MIQRIWHGYTAPENAEAYETLLKEDIMPGIANKQIPGYLGMQILRRVSEENQGEIEFITIMNFSKLEDIKGFVGKNYAMANLPEKAVKLMKRYDTQSQHYDIRDQQEY; this comes from the coding sequence ATGATACAACGTATATGGCACGGTTATACAGCTCCTGAAAATGCCGAAGCTTACGAGACACTATTAAAAGAGGATATTATGCCAGGCATCGCTAACAAACAGATACCTGGTTACCTTGGTATGCAAATACTTCGCAGAGTTTCTGAAGAGAATCAAGGAGAAATAGAGTTTATTACGATTATGAACTTTTCCAAGCTAGAGGATATTAAAGGATTTGTTGGTAAAAATTATGCGATGGCTAATTTACCAGAAAAAGCTGTTAAACTCATGAAACGCTATGATACACAATCACAACATTATGATATACGAGATCAACAGGAATATTAG
- a CDS encoding peptidase S41 — protein sequence MKNLLLSLSITFLLASCASIEKYNLQVTKQHSVEDLHEDVDKAYKQLKRHHPHLYQYTPKETLDFKFDSLKKAITEPMDSRTFFKQLAAVTKYVGQGHMTLTPPGKRFTKKERKALRGSKFDIVNLDYEYLDEKLWIVNARGKDSILIGSEVIKVNNETPQDLIKKYKKTIVSDGYNTTFHDRVVGARFLSYYARDKGRFDSISLTLKNSDSTFIKKYKRTLKSEQVLALKDSTKIDSTKIVKTQKKKLTKVEKKAKKAESKAKWKYNQKYGYIASRKEYTRNLNFIGKDSAVAVLKIRGFSNGKYKEFYAESFGKIDARNTKALVIDLRDNFGGRLNEVTHLYTYLANKKFTMINPSEVNSRIPSLKFLMSNTTSTVTKMFVGLASPVILVQNLLRTSKKDGKLYYRFKSSKESEPNLLHYRGPIYVLTNGNSFSGSSLLSTQLHGNKRATFVGEETGGAYNGTVAGLYKIYELPNTKVRARIGLMHIDAPFKVTPDGYGIKPDVEILPTIQDRLEKIDPELEWVLKDIESKK from the coding sequence ATGAAAAACTTATTACTTAGCCTCAGCATCACATTTTTATTAGCTTCATGTGCTAGTATTGAAAAATACAATTTACAAGTTACAAAACAGCATTCTGTTGAAGATTTACATGAAGACGTAGATAAAGCTTACAAACAACTAAAACGACATCATCCTCATTTATATCAATATACTCCAAAAGAAACATTAGATTTTAAATTTGATAGTTTAAAAAAAGCTATTACTGAACCAATGGATAGTCGTACATTTTTTAAACAATTGGCAGCAGTAACAAAGTATGTTGGTCAAGGGCACATGACTTTAACTCCTCCTGGAAAACGATTCACTAAAAAAGAACGTAAAGCTTTAAGAGGTTCAAAATTTGATATTGTTAATTTAGACTATGAATATTTAGATGAAAAATTATGGATTGTCAATGCAAGAGGAAAAGACTCAATATTAATAGGAAGTGAAGTTATAAAGGTAAATAATGAAACCCCTCAAGATTTAATAAAAAAATATAAAAAAACGATTGTATCAGACGGATATAATACAACATTTCACGATAGAGTAGTTGGTGCTCGCTTTTTAAGTTATTATGCAAGAGATAAGGGGCGTTTTGATAGTATTTCATTAACTTTAAAAAATTCTGATTCTACATTTATTAAAAAGTACAAACGAACTCTTAAATCCGAACAGGTATTAGCTTTAAAAGATTCTACTAAAATAGACTCTACTAAAATTGTAAAAACGCAGAAAAAGAAACTAACTAAAGTAGAGAAAAAAGCTAAAAAAGCCGAAAGTAAAGCAAAATGGAAGTACAATCAAAAATATGGATATATAGCATCAAGGAAAGAATATACCAGAAATTTAAATTTTATTGGAAAAGATAGCGCAGTAGCGGTATTAAAAATAAGAGGCTTTAGTAATGGGAAATATAAAGAGTTTTATGCAGAGAGTTTTGGTAAAATTGATGCTCGTAATACTAAAGCATTAGTGATAGATTTAAGAGATAATTTTGGAGGACGTTTAAATGAAGTAACTCATTTATATACATATCTTGCGAATAAAAAATTCACGATGATTAATCCTAGTGAAGTGAATAGTAGGATTCCATCTCTAAAATTTTTAATGAGTAATACAACATCTACAGTTACTAAAATGTTTGTAGGGTTAGCATCTCCAGTTATACTAGTACAAAACCTGTTAAGAACAAGTAAAAAGGATGGGAAACTATATTATAGATTTAAATCTTCTAAAGAATCTGAACCTAACTTATTACATTATAGAGGCCCTATTTATGTGTTAACAAATGGCAATTCATTTTCAGGATCTTCTTTATTATCTACACAATTACATGGTAACAAACGTGCAACTTTTGTAGGAGAAGAAACTGGTGGTGCTTATAATGGCACAGTAGCTGGTCTTTATAAGATTTATGAATTACCAAATACTAAGGTAAGAGCGAGAATAGGTTTAATGCATATAGATGCTCCTTTTAAAGTAACTCCAGATGGTTATGGTATAAAACCTGATGTAGAAATTCTCCCTACAATTCAAGATAGATTAGAAAAAATAGACCCAGAACTGGAGTGGGTATTAAAAGACATTGAAAGTAAAAAATAA
- the nhaC gene encoding Na+/H+ antiporter NhaC — MQDDNNITEIKANDQNIIDNKELSIWEALIPVFALVGMLAYNVYVFGDDALSGSNQFVLLLGAAVAAIVGFFNKVSYKQMLAEVAENVKSTTGAILILLMVGALAGTWLISGIIPSMIYYGLQILNPTIFLAACVIICSIISIATGSSWTTAATVGIALIGIGEALGISLGMTAGAVLSGAYFGDKMSPLSDTTNLAPAMAGGELFSHIKYMALTTIPTITVTLIVFIILGFTIDTTGVADTASILTSIDASFNISGWLFIVPIIVVLLILKKTPPLIALLAGTLLGGIAAIIAQPNIVASVAGAESLNFQSAYQGVMNALTVDTAVETSNTELNDLFTSGGMSGMLGTIWLIICAMVFGGVMDGIGALARISKALLSLATTTFGLFASTVASCLALNVTASDQYLALVVPGKMFKKAYEDKGLAPENLSRTLEDSGTVTSVLVPWNTCGAYHSGVLGVGVGEYFLYAIFNWLSPFMTLLFAAFNIKIKQLKGKIITS, encoded by the coding sequence ATGCAAGACGATAATAACATTACTGAAATTAAAGCTAATGATCAAAACATAATTGATAATAAAGAACTCAGTATTTGGGAAGCTTTAATTCCTGTATTTGCCTTAGTAGGTATGTTAGCATATAATGTATACGTATTTGGTGATGATGCATTAAGCGGTTCAAATCAATTTGTATTATTATTAGGTGCAGCTGTGGCTGCTATAGTTGGTTTTTTCAATAAGGTATCCTATAAACAAATGCTTGCAGAAGTAGCAGAGAATGTAAAATCAACTACAGGCGCCATACTTATCCTTTTAATGGTTGGAGCCCTTGCTGGTACTTGGCTTATAAGTGGTATTATTCCATCAATGATTTATTATGGATTACAAATATTAAATCCTACTATATTTTTAGCAGCTTGTGTTATTATATGCTCAATTATATCGATTGCTACTGGGAGTAGCTGGACTACAGCAGCAACTGTAGGCATTGCATTAATTGGTATAGGGGAAGCCTTGGGAATATCGTTAGGAATGACAGCTGGTGCTGTATTATCTGGCGCTTATTTTGGAGATAAAATGTCGCCACTTAGTGATACGACTAATTTAGCACCCGCAATGGCTGGAGGTGAATTGTTCAGTCATATTAAATATATGGCATTAACTACTATTCCTACTATAACTGTTACGCTTATCGTATTTATTATTTTAGGGTTTACCATTGATACTACTGGAGTTGCAGATACTGCATCCATATTAACATCAATAGATGCTTCTTTTAATATAAGTGGTTGGTTATTTATAGTACCTATTATAGTTGTTTTATTAATACTAAAGAAAACACCACCACTGATTGCATTATTAGCAGGAACACTTTTAGGTGGAATTGCAGCAATTATAGCGCAGCCCAATATTGTAGCTAGTGTAGCTGGAGCAGAGAGTTTAAATTTTCAATCTGCTTATCAAGGTGTTATGAATGCTTTAACAGTAGATACTGCTGTTGAAACATCTAATACTGAACTTAATGATTTATTTACTTCTGGAGGTATGAGTGGTATGTTAGGTACCATTTGGTTAATCATTTGTGCTATGGTATTTGGAGGTGTTATGGATGGCATTGGTGCTTTAGCTAGAATTAGTAAAGCACTTTTAAGTTTAGCAACTACAACTTTTGGCTTGTTTGCTAGTACTGTTGCCAGTTGTTTAGCTTTAAATGTAACTGCATCAGATCAATATTTAGCACTAGTAGTTCCAGGAAAAATGTTTAAAAAGGCTTATGAAGATAAAGGTTTAGCTCCTGAAAACTTAAGTCGAACTTTAGAAGATTCTGGCACTGTAACCTCTGTACTAGTCCCTTGGAATACCTGTGGTGCTTATCATAGTGGTGTATTGGGTGTTGGTGTAGGAGAATATTTTTTATATGCTATTTTTAATTGGTTAAGTCCATTTATGACTTTATTATTTGCTGCTTTCAACATCAAAATCAAGCAGTTAAAAGGAAAGATTATTACATCATAA